One Coprobacter tertius genomic region harbors:
- the pyrI gene encoding aspartate carbamoyltransferase regulatory subunit codes for MKANKKELEVAALENGTVIDHIPSDQLFKVVSLLGIEKLGNSITIGNNLVSKKIGHKGIIKIADLFFEEDDINKIALIAPNAKINIIRNYQVTEKRMVSLPDEIHGIIKCGNPKCITNNEPMKTIFYVVNKDSVEVKCKYCERAATKDEIEIR; via the coding sequence AAAACGGTACCGTTATAGATCATATCCCTTCCGATCAACTTTTTAAAGTCGTCTCCCTGCTGGGTATCGAAAAACTGGGTAACAGCATTACCATAGGAAATAATCTGGTAAGTAAAAAAATCGGTCATAAAGGAATTATAAAAATTGCCGACCTTTTCTTTGAAGAAGACGACATTAACAAAATCGCACTGATTGCCCCCAATGCCAAAATAAATATTATACGCAACTATCAGGTAACAGAAAAACGCATGGTTTCTTTACCCGACGAAATACACGGTATCATTAAATGCGGAAATCCCAAATGCATTACGAATAATGAACCGATGAAAACCATTTTTTATGTGGTAAACAAAGATTCGGTAGAGGTAAAATGTAAATATTGTGAAAGAGCTGCTACAAAAGACGAAATAGAAATACGATAA